The following proteins are encoded in a genomic region of Anaerolineae bacterium:
- the rpmE gene encoding 50S ribosomal protein L31, translating to MKSNIHPKYYPNAQVICSCGNTWTTGSTVEVIRTDVCSQCHPFFTGEQRIVDSAGQVDRFLKRLDRYSEHQADMSKRQQQAQAKINQRFLKQKLVALELSDRIYQILQGADVVTVGDLAKMDKDRLLALEGFGPKALEEVETKLQEARAAFLEA from the coding sequence ATGAAAAGTAATATTCATCCCAAGTATTACCCTAATGCCCAGGTAATCTGCTCCTGCGGCAATACTTGGACCACCGGCTCAACGGTAGAAGTGATTCGCACCGACGTTTGTTCCCAATGCCATCCCTTTTTTACCGGAGAACAACGCATTGTTGACTCCGCCGGCCAGGTTGACCGCTTTTTGAAACGTCTTGATCGTTACAGCGAACACCAGGCCGATATGAGCAAACGCCAGCAACAGGCTCAAGCGAAAATAAACCAGCGGTTTTTGAAACAAAAATTGGTCGCGCTTGAGTTGAGCGATCGTATTTATCAAATTTTGCAAGGGGCCGATGTGGTGACGGTGGGCGACCTGGCTAAAATGGATAAAGACCGGTTGTTAGCCCTGGAAGGGTTTGGCCCCAAGGCGTTGGAAGAAGTAGAAACTAAGCTCCAGGAAGCAAGAGCCGCTTTTCTTGAGGCCTAA
- the rpmA gene encoding 50S ribosomal protein L27, whose protein sequence is MAHKKGGGSSRNGRDSQSKRLGVKKFGGELVKSGHILVRQKGTKFHPGVNVGMGRDYTLFATAEGFVKFEHISRDKKRISVYPEAV, encoded by the coding sequence ATGGCGCATAAAAAAGGCGGCGGCTCCAGCCGCAACGGGCGTGATAGTCAAAGTAAACGGCTTGGCGTTAAAAAGTTTGGCGGTGAGTTGGTGAAATCCGGCCACATTCTGGTTCGCCAAAAGGGGACCAAGTTTCACCCGGGCGTGAATGTGGGCATGGGGCGCGATTATACGCTTTTTGCCACCGCTGAAGGTTTTGTCAAATTTGAACACATCAGCCGGGACAAAAAGCGGATCAGCGTTTATCCCGAAGCTGTTTAA
- the rplU gene encoding 50S ribosomal protein L21, with product MYAVIENGSKQYRVAEGDVIEVEKLSVAVGDKVKIERVLMIGGDKDVKVGTPLVEGAQVTATVEGHGRSKKVIVYKHKKNYHKKQGHRQNFTRLRIDKIAAKARAKAKTKTEESTDGA from the coding sequence ATGTATGCAGTGATAGAAAACGGCAGCAAACAGTATCGTGTGGCCGAAGGCGACGTGATAGAAGTGGAAAAGCTGTCTGTGGCAGTAGGCGACAAAGTAAAAATTGAGCGCGTTTTAATGATCGGGGGGGACAAAGACGTTAAGGTTGGCACCCCTTTGGTTGAAGGCGCGCAGGTAACGGCCACGGTTGAAGGCCACGGGCGGAGTAAAAAAGTGATTGTGTATAAACACAAAAAAAATTATCACAAAAAGCAAGGACACCGGCAAAATTTTACCCGCCTGCGCATTGACAAAATAGCGGCCAAAGCCAGGGCTAAAGCCAAAACCAAAACAGAGGAGAGTACAGATGGCGCATAA
- a CDS encoding phosphatidylserine decarboxylase, whose product MWSGILAAWREVPAIVLSLTGAVGLTLLARRRWLVLFPAILLGWVFYFFRDPERIPASTSPNVIIAPADGRVTDIELVHEPHFIQGQARRVSVFMTIFDVHVQHNPYPGQVLLTHYEPGSFAPAFLKDTRRNESNLIGLETPRGRLAIKQIAGILARRIVCWVENGDRVVAGQRLGLIRFGSRVDLLLPPEVEVLVKVGQQVYGGQTMMAKWN is encoded by the coding sequence ATGTGGAGCGGTATTTTGGCAGCCTGGCGGGAGGTGCCCGCCATTGTATTGAGTTTAACCGGCGCCGTTGGGCTAACTTTGTTGGCGCGGCGACGTTGGCTGGTTTTGTTTCCGGCCATTTTACTGGGCTGGGTATTCTACTTTTTTAGAGACCCGGAACGTATCCCTGCCTCAACCTCTCCAAACGTGATCATCGCTCCCGCCGATGGCCGGGTAACGGATATTGAATTGGTGCATGAACCCCACTTTATCCAGGGCCAGGCGCGGCGGGTGAGCGTTTTTATGACCATTTTTGACGTACACGTCCAGCACAATCCCTACCCCGGCCAGGTTTTGCTGACCCATTATGAACCCGGCAGTTTTGCCCCGGCTTTTCTCAAAGATACGCGCCGTAACGAGTCGAACTTAATTGGTTTAGAAACGCCGCGAGGCCGGCTGGCGATTAAACAGATTGCCGGCATTTTGGCCCGGCGCATTGTGTGTTGGGTGGAAAATGGAGACCGGGTTGTGGCCGGGCAGCGATTGGGCCTGATCAGGTTTGGCAGCCGGGTTGACCTGCTGCTGCCGCCGGAAGTAGAGGTGCTGGTGAAAGTGGGCCAGCAAGTATACGGCGGGCAAACGATGATGGCCAAATGGAATTGA